The Amycolatopsis nigrescens CSC17Ta-90 genomic interval TCGACGAGGTCGACCGGATGCGCCCAGCCGCCGACCTGGTCCGCCACCGCTTCGGCCGAGGCACGGTCGCGGTCCAGCACGTGCACCTTGGCGCCCGCCTCGGCGAGCGCCATGGCGCAGGCCGCGCCGATCCCGCTGCCGGCCCCGGTCACCAGGGCGACCCTGCCATCGAGGTCACTTCTCGGAGTCACAGGCGACGACGTTAAGCGCGGCCACGGCGGCGGACCATGTGCCCGACGGCCACAAGATGCCGCGAGCGGGTGGCGCCTCGCACCACCCGGCTAGTCGTTGAGCGCGGCGGCGACCTTGTCGCAGAGTTCGGCGAACAGGTGCTGCTCCCCTGGCGTGAGCACCGACGCGGCGAGGTCGGCGGCTTCGCGGCGGCTGTGCGCGGCACGGGTCAGGAACTCCTCGCCCGCCTCGGTGAGCGACATGGTGTGCGTGCGCCGGTCCGCGCCGGCCGCGGCCTGGCCGACCAGCGCGCGATCCTTGAGCACCCGCAACGCCTTCGAGGTGGACTGCCGGGAGATGCCCAACGCGTCGCTCAGCCGCGACGGGGCCATCGGGCCGCGGATCCGGAGCGTCTCCAGCAGGTCGTACTGCTGCCAGGTGACCTGCTCGGGGTTCATCCTGGTGCGCCGGGCGACCAGCACGCACTGCAGCATCGACAGCGCGTCCTCCAGCTCCGCCTTGGTTGCCATGGGGCAAGTATGACACCCGGGTTGCACCAGCTCGCCCTGGCCAGATAGTTTCCAAGGGGAAACCATTATGGAGGTACGGGCATGACTCCGCTGGACTCGATAGTCCTGAAGGGCGCACACGAGCACAACCTGAAGAACGTCTCCCTGCGCATCCCCAAGGACCGGCTCACCGTGTTCACCGGGGTCTCCGGTTCCGGCAAGTCCTCGATCGTGTTCGGCACCATCGCGGTGGAGTCGCAGCGCCAGCTCAACGAGACTTTCAGCTGGTTCATCCGGAACCGGCTGCCCAAGTACGAAGCCCCGCGGGCGGAGTCGATCGAAAACCTGTCCACCGCGGTGGTGGTGGACCAGAAACCGGTCGGCGGGAACTCGCGCTCCACCGTGGGCACCATGACCGAGATCCACTCCATCCTGCGGGTGCTTTTCTCCCGGCACGGGAAACCCGTCGCCGGACCGTCCACTGTGTACTCGTTCAACCACCCGCAGGGCATGTGCGGCGAATGCGAGGGGCTCGGCCGCACGGTCCGCCTCGACCTGGCGAAGCTGCTGCACGAGGACAGGTCGCTGAACGAGGGCGCGATCGACTTCCCGTCCTTCGCGGTCGGCACCTTCCAGTGGCAGCTCTACGCCGAGTCGGGCCTGTTCGACCCGGACAAGCCGCTGCGCGAGTTCACCGCGGAGGAACGCGAGCTGCTGCTGCACGGCGGCGGGTTCAAGGTGGACCGCCGGGGCCGCAACGGAATCTACAAGAACGAGTACGAAGGCGTCGTCACCAGGTTCACCCGCCGCTACCTCAAACGCGAGCTGTTCGACGCGCTCGGCGAGAAGGAGCGCCGGGCCGCCGAGCGGGTGGTGCACCAGGGGCCGTGCCCGGTCTGCCACGGCGCGCGCCTCAACCAGGCGGCGCTGCGCTCGAAGATCGGCGGGCGGACCATCGCGGACTACTCGGCGATGGAGGTCGGCGAGCTGATCCCCGAGCTGGAGCGGATCGACGACGAGGTGGCGAAACCGGTGGCCGAAGCCGCGCTCGCCGCCCTGCGCCGGATCGAGGACGTCGGCCTTTCCTACCTCAGCCTGGACCGGGAGACCTCGACGCTGTCCGGCGGTGAAGGGCAGCGGCTGAAGACCGTGCGGCACCTCGGCAGCAGCCTCACCGGCCTGACCTACATCTTCGACGAGCCAAGCGTCGGCCTGCACCCGCGCGACGTGCACCGGCTCAACGAGCTGCTGCTCGCGTTGCGGGACAAGGGAAACACCGTGCTGGTAGTGGAGCACGACCGGGACGTGATCGGGATCGCCGACCGGGTGGTCGACCTCGGGCCCGGCGCCGGCGGCCACGGCGGCGAGGTGGTCTTCGAGGGCACCGTCGCCGGCCTGCGCGAGTCCGACACGCTGACCGGGCAACGCCTCCGGCAAGTGCCCGCGCTGAAGGGCGACTACCGCACCCCGACCGGCGCACTGCCCATCCGGGACGCCGACCTGCACAACCTGAAGAACGTCTCGCTGGACATCCCGACCGGCGTGCTCACCGCGGTCACCGGGGTGGCGGGTTCCGGCAAGAGCACGCTGATCTCGAACGTGTTCACCCAGCAGCACCCCGGCGCGACCGTGGTCGACCAGTCCGCGATCGGCACCAGCTCGCGTTCCACCCCGGCGACCTACACCGACATCATGGACACCGTGCGCAAGCTGTTCGCCAGTGCCAACGGGGTGGACGCCGGGCTGTTCAGCTTCAACTCGGCCGGCGGCTGCCCGGAATGCGGCGGCCACGGCGTGCTGCGGACCGACCTCGCCTACCTCGACCCGGTCACCACCACCTGCGAGCTCTGCCACGGCCGCCGCTTCCGCGAGGAGGTACTGGCCTACCGGCTCGATGGAAAGTCCATTGTGGACGTACTAGCGCTGACCGTCGAGGAGGCGCTCGGCTACTTCACCGAACGGTCCGTGCTGCGCAAGCTGTCCACACTGGACGAAGTCGGGCTCGGCTACCTCACCCTCGGGCAGCCGCTGAGCACCCTGTCCGGCGGCGAGCGGCAGCGGATCAAGCTCGCGCACCGGCTGGGCGAGACGGCCGGGATCTACGTGTTCGACGAGCCGACCACCGGCCTGCACATGGCCGACATCGACGTCCTGCTCGCGCTGCTGGACCGGCTGGTGGACGGCGGCAACACGGTGCTGGTGGTGGAACACGACCTGGACGTGGTCAAGCACGCCGACTGGGTGATCGACCTCGGCCCCGAAGCCGGCCGCGACGGCGGCCAGGTCGTCTTCCAGGGCACCCCGTCGGATCTCTTGCACGCCACCGGTTCCCACACCGCCACCCACCTCCGCGCCTCCCTCCCCGGCTAGTCCGTGAAGGGCACCTTGCCTACGTTGAAGGTAGGCAAGGTGCCCTTCACGACATGTCGCGAACGGTGGCGCGGAGTTCGGTGACGGAGGCGTTGGCGCCGGTGAACACGATGGCGACCCGTTGCGACGCAAAGGAAGAAGCGTGCGTGAGGACGGCGGCGAGTGCGGCCGCGCCGGCGCCTTCGACGAGCGTGTGCGCGTCGCGCAGGGCGACCCACTGCGCCTCGCGAATGGCCTCGTCCTCGACCAGCAGGAAATCCGCGAGATGCGCGCGGAGCAGCCGCTGGGTGAGTTCGAAGCCGGAACCGGTGGCCAGCCCTTCGACCACGGTCTCGTTCGGCCTTTCCAGCAGCCGGCCGGCTCGCCAGGAGTCGTGCGCGGCCGGTGCCGCGGCGGACTGCACGGCGATGACCCGGCAGCCCGGCGCCACCGCCGCAGCGGCGAGACACGCCGCGGCCGCGCCGCTGCCCCCGCCGACCGGCACTACCACCGCGTCCAACTCGGGCTCCCGCTCGAAGATCTCCAAGTACGCGGTGGCCACCCCGGCCACCAGCGCCGGTTCGTCGGCGGCGCTGACCAGCCGCGCGCCCCGCTCGACGGCCAGCTTCCCGGCGTACGCCCTGGCCTGGTCGAAGGCGGCGCCGTACTCGATCAGCTCGGCGCCGAGCGCGCGCACGGCCGCGGCCTTGGCGGGGTTGGGGTGCTCCGGCATCACGATCGTGCA includes:
- a CDS encoding threonine ammonia-lyase, whose amino-acid sequence is MSLPTITDALLACRLLAAELTPTPLRSYPLLDRATGATVLVKHENVQPTGAFKVRGGLNLLAGMTPDERRRGVLGYSTGNHAQSLAYAAARFGSPCTIVMPEHPNPAKAAAVRALGAELIEYGAAFDQARAYAGKLAVERGARLVSAADEPALVAGVATAYLEIFEREPELDAVVVPVGGGSGAAAACLAAAAVAPGCRVIAVQSAAAPAAHDSWRAGRLLERPNETVVEGLATGSGFELTQRLLRAHLADFLLVEDEAIREAQWVALRDAHTLVEGAGAAALAAVLTHASSFASQRVAIVFTGANASVTELRATVRDMS
- a CDS encoding ATP-binding cassette domain-containing protein, giving the protein MTPLDSIVLKGAHEHNLKNVSLRIPKDRLTVFTGVSGSGKSSIVFGTIAVESQRQLNETFSWFIRNRLPKYEAPRAESIENLSTAVVVDQKPVGGNSRSTVGTMTEIHSILRVLFSRHGKPVAGPSTVYSFNHPQGMCGECEGLGRTVRLDLAKLLHEDRSLNEGAIDFPSFAVGTFQWQLYAESGLFDPDKPLREFTAEERELLLHGGGFKVDRRGRNGIYKNEYEGVVTRFTRRYLKRELFDALGEKERRAAERVVHQGPCPVCHGARLNQAALRSKIGGRTIADYSAMEVGELIPELERIDDEVAKPVAEAALAALRRIEDVGLSYLSLDRETSTLSGGEGQRLKTVRHLGSSLTGLTYIFDEPSVGLHPRDVHRLNELLLALRDKGNTVLVVEHDRDVIGIADRVVDLGPGAGGHGGEVVFEGTVAGLRESDTLTGQRLRQVPALKGDYRTPTGALPIRDADLHNLKNVSLDIPTGVLTAVTGVAGSGKSTLISNVFTQQHPGATVVDQSAIGTSSRSTPATYTDIMDTVRKLFASANGVDAGLFSFNSAGGCPECGGHGVLRTDLAYLDPVTTTCELCHGRRFREEVLAYRLDGKSIVDVLALTVEEALGYFTERSVLRKLSTLDEVGLGYLTLGQPLSTLSGGERQRIKLAHRLGETAGIYVFDEPTTGLHMADIDVLLALLDRLVDGGNTVLVVEHDLDVVKHADWVIDLGPEAGRDGGQVVFQGTPSDLLHATGSHTATHLRASLPG
- a CDS encoding MarR family winged helix-turn-helix transcriptional regulator, whose protein sequence is MATKAELEDALSMLQCVLVARRTRMNPEQVTWQQYDLLETLRIRGPMAPSRLSDALGISRQSTSKALRVLKDRALVGQAAAGADRRTHTMSLTEAGEEFLTRAAHSRREAADLAASVLTPGEQHLFAELCDKVAAALND